Within Amycolatopsis sp. FDAARGOS 1241, the genomic segment GGCGAACCGGCCGCCAGTGTGGCGAGCACGTCGAGCGCGGCGACGAGGGTTTCCTTCGGTGGCGCGGAAACCGCGAGCCGCACGGCGTTGGGCGCGTGACCCGGCAGCACCGCGAACGACGCGGCGGGCGAGAGCGCGATGCCGCGGCGCGCGGCCGCGGCGACGAACGTCTCGGCGCGCCACTGCTCCGGCAGCTGCCACCAACGGTGGTACGCGGCGGGGTCGCCGGCGACGGTGAACCCGGTGAGGCGCTCGTCGACGATCGCGGCGCGTTCGGCCGCGTCGGCGCGCTTCGCGGCTTCCACTTCCGCCAGCGCGCCGCCGGTGATCCAGCGCGTGGCGGCCTCCATCGCGAACCGCGTGGCACCCCAGCCGCCCGAGCGGATCGCGCCCGCGAGCCGCGGCGTCCAGGCGGCGGGCGGTGCCACGAACCCGGCGGTGAGGCCGGGTGCGACGCGTTTCGAGAGGCTGTCGACGAACACGGTGCGCTCGGGCACGAGGGCGGCGAGCGGTTCGACCTCCGGCCGGAGGAACGTGTAGATGCCGTCTTCGATCACGGGCAGGCCGAGCCGCCGGACGGCGCCGGCCAGTTCGGCTCGGCGTGCGGGCGGCATCGTCGGCCCGAGCGGGTTGTGCAGCGTCGGCTGGACGTACAGCGCGCGGACGGGCGCCGCCGAGTGGGCGGCTTCGAGCGCGGCGGGCACGAGCCCGTTTTCGTCGGTTTCGATCGGCACCAGCTCGGCGCCGAGCCGCGTCGCCAGGGCCTTCACGACGGG encodes:
- a CDS encoding PLP-dependent aminotransferase family protein, with amino-acid sequence MDDYRVVADELAADIEAGRLRPGDRFPPQRRFARDRGIAGSTAARVYGELIRRGLAVGEVGRGTFVRAARPAPEPALAEPGDARVDLELNFAVLPSQSAKLAYALEPLLRADVFTDALHPVGAAGTKAVREAAATLLSRGAWTPDPATLLVTGNGRQGIAAAISAFVPLGERLAVEALTYPVVKALATRLGAELVPIETDENGLVPAALEAAHSAAPVRALYVQPTLHNPLGPTMPPARRAELAGAVRRLGLPVIEDGIYTFLRPEVEPLAALVPERTVFVDSLSKRVAPGLTAGFVAPPAAWTPRLAGAIRSGGWGATRFAMEAATRWITGGALAEVEAAKRADAAERAAIVDERLTGFTVAGDPAAYHRWWQLPEQWRAETFVAAAARRGIALSPAASFAVLPGHAPNAVRLAVSAPPKETLVAALDVLATLAAGSPDDTLLD